The Pleuronectes platessa chromosome 13, fPlePla1.1, whole genome shotgun sequence genome includes a window with the following:
- the LOC128454825 gene encoding spindlin-1, whose amino-acid sequence MSKKRGRKRSSGELSESSTSTPTPTLSADPDNLLGHRIQHNWREKGNMTKWKGTVLERLTVNSSLYMVKYDGFDCVYGIELFKDNRVSNLQMLTEKIVNNKIKVPPGAEELVGRAVEHLFEKEDGEKNEWRGMVLSRAPIMTHWYYITYEKDPVLYMYQLWDDYKDGDLRVLPESENKHLLPADRKPGEEPESLVGKQVEYVTDNGLKRTGLVIYQVPAKPTVYYIKYDDDVHVHVYDLVKTT is encoded by the exons ATGTCAAAGAAACGGGGCAG GAAGCGCAGCAGTGGCGAGCTCAGTGAGAGCTCGACGTCGACCCCGACCCCGACCCTGAGCGCAGACCCTGACAACCTGCTTGGCCACAGAATCCAGCACAACTGGAGGGAAAAGGGTAACATGACCAAGTGGAAAGGCACCGTGCTGGAGCGTCTCACTGTCAACAGCTCCCTCTACATGGTTAAATATGACGGCTTTGACTGTGTCTATGGCATCGAGCTGTTCAAAGACAACCGGGTTTCTAACCTGCAAATGCTGACAGAGAAAATCG TGAATAATAAGATCAAGGTCCCTCCGGGGGCGGAGGAGCTGGTGGGCCGAGCTGTGGAGCATCTGTTCGAGAAGGAGGACGGCGAGAAGAACGAGTGGCGAGGCATGGTACTGTCCAGAGCCCCCATCATGACCCACTGGTATTACATCACTTATGAGAAGGACCCAGTGCTTTACATGTACCAGCTATGGGACGACTACAAGGACGGAGATCTACGTGTCCTGCCGGAATCAG AGAACAAACACCTGCTGCCAGCTGACAGGAAGCCTGGTGAGGAGCCAGAGAGCCTTGTGGGTAAACAGGTGGAGTATGTCACCGATAATGGTCTGAAGAGGACAGGATTGGTCATCTACCAGGTCCCAGCGAAACCAACGGTATATTACATTAAATATGACGATGACGTTCACGTCCATGTCTACGATCTAGTCAAGACCACCTAG
- the LOC128454230 gene encoding fizzy-related protein homolog → MDQDYECRLLRQINIQNENASPVKAVGAARALTPTSSPLSSPSKHGDRFIPSRAGANWSVNFHRINEIEKSHNQNRKTKDGTTDSNKADGLAYSALLKNELLGAGIEKVQDPQSEDRRLQPSTPAKRSLFSYSVSTKRALPEEDGNTVSPYSLSPVSSNSQKLLRSPRKPTRKISKIPFKVLDAPELQDDFYLNLVDWSSLNVLSVGLGTCVYLWSACTSQVTRLCDLSVEGDSVTSVGWSERGNLVAVGTHKGYVQIWDAAAGKKLSVLEGHTARVGALAWNADQLSSGSRDRVILQRDIRAPPLQSERRLQGHRQEVCGLKWSTDHQLLASGGNDNKLLVWNHSSVLPVQQYTEHLAAVKAIAWSPHQHGLLASGGGTADRCIRFWNTLTGQPLQCTDTGSQVCNLAWSKHTNELVSTHGYSQNQILVWKYPSLTQVAKLTGHSYRVLYLAMSPDGEAIVTGAGDETLRFWNVFSKMRSTKESVSVLNLFTRIR, encoded by the exons ATGGATCAGGACTATGAGTGCAGGCTGCTCAGGCAGATCAACATCCAGAATGAGAATGCAAGCCCCGTA AAAGCTGTAGGTGCTGCACGAGCACTAACACCCACCAGCTCCCCCCTGTCCTCCCCTAGCAAGCATGGTGATCGCTTCATTCCCTCCCGGGCAGGAGCCAACTGGAGTGTCAACTTCCACCGCATCAAT GAAATTGAAAAGTCGCATAATCAAAATAGGAAAACCAAAGATGGCACGACAGACAGCAACAAAG CGGATGGGCTGGCATACTCGGCTCTGCTGAAGAACGAGCTGCTAGGAGCTGGTATCGAGAAAGTCCAGGACCCGCAGTCAGAAGATCGCCGCCTGCAGCCGTCCACTCCTGCCAAAAGGAGCCTTTTTAGT taTTCTGTCAGTACAAAGAGAGCTCTGCCAGAAGAGGATGGAAATACAGTATCTCCATATTCTCTATCACCTGTCAGTAGCAACAG CCAGAAACTGCTACGGTCGCCGAGGAAACCAACGCGCAAAATATCCAAAATTCCTTTCAAAGTTCTGGATGCTCCAGAGCTTCAGGATGACTTCTACCTCAACCTTGTGGACTGGTCCTCTCTGAATGTGCTCAGTGTTGGACTGGGTACCTGTGTCTACCTGTGGAGTGCCTGCACaagccag GTGACACGTCTATGTGATCTTTCTGTAGAAGGAGATTCAGTAACATCGGTGGGCTGGTCTGAGAGG GGTAACCTGGTGGCAGTAGGGACTCATAAAGGCTACGTACAGATCTGGGATGCAGCAGCAGGAAAGAAGCTGTCTGTACTAGAGGGACACACAGCCAGAGTGG GTGCGTTAGCGTGGAATGCCGACCAGCTATCGTCTGGGAGCCGGGATCGGGTGATCCTGCAGCGGGACATCAGAGCCCCGCCTCTCCAGTCGGAACGCCGCCTCCAaggacacagacaggaagtgtgcGGGCTCAAGTGGAGCACGGACCATCAGCTGCTTGCCTCTGGTGGAAATGATAACAAG CTGCTCGTGTGGAACCACTCGAGCGTCCTCCCGGTGCAGCAGTACACAGAGCACTTGGCTGCAGTGAAGGCCATCGCCTGGTCTCCCCACCAGCACGGCTTACTGGCCTCTGGTGGCGGCACCGCCGACCGCTGCATCCGCTTCTGGAACACTCTGACAGGCCAGCCGCTGCAGTGCACCGACACCGGCTCTCAGGTCTGCAACCTGGCCTGGTCCAAGCACACAAATGAACTG GTCAGCACTCATGGTTATTCCCAGAACCAGATCTTGGTGTGGAAGTACCCCTCGCTAACTCAAGTGGCCAAACTCACAGGGCATTCCTACAGAGTTCTCTACCTG GCCATGTCCCCTGATGGAGAGGCCATTGTGACGGGGGCTGGGGATGAAACTCTGCGGTTCTGGAACGTCTTCAGCAAGATGAGATCCACTAAG gAATCGGTGTCGGTGCTGAACCTCTTCACAAGGATCCGGTAG
- the plekhj1 gene encoding pleckstrin homology domain-containing family J member 1, with amino-acid sequence MRFNEKELVFLSRQPSEKAAELGMRGPKKGDVVKRRLVKLVVNFLFYFRTDEEEPVGALLLEQCRVEREDSQTFTLAFLDEAERKYLFECDSEEQCGEWVDSIIKASYEFMRKNLVFYRTEIHRLTGKDPLEQYGISDETRFQVSNGLPLTPGDTSSL; translated from the exons ATGCGGTTTAACGAAAAGGAGCTGGTGTTTCTGAGCCGGCAGCCGTCAGAGAAGGCAGCCGAGCTGGGGATGAGAGGACCCAAGAAAGGAGACG TTGTAAAGAGGAGGCTGGTGAAGCTCGTTGTCAACTTCCTCTTTTACTTCCGgactgatgaggaggag CCGGTTGgagctctgctgctggagcagtgcagggtggagagagaggacagtCAGACTTTCACCTTAG CCTTCCtggatgaagcagagaggaagtatCTGTTCGAGTGTGACTCAGAGGAACAGTGTGGGGAGTGGGTCGACTCCATCATCAAAGCCAG TTACGAGTTCATGAGGAAGAATCTGGTATTTTATCGAACTGAAATCCACAGGCTCACTGGCAAG GACCCCCTGGAGCAGTATGGTATATCAGATGAGACGCGCTTCCAGGTCAGCAACGGGCTGCCACTTACGCCTGGTGACACCTCCTCCCTGTAG
- the sf3a2 gene encoding splicing factor 3A subunit 2 — protein MDFQHRAGGKTGSGGVASSSESNRDRRERLRQLALETIDINKDPYFMKNHLGSYECKLCLTLHNNEGSYLAHTQGKKHQTNLARRAAKEAKEAPAQPAPAKVKVEVKKFVKIGRPGYKVTKQRDSETGQQSLLFQIDYPEIAEGIGPRHRFMSAYEQRIEPPDRRWQYLLLAAEPYETIAFKVPSREIDKAENRFWTHWNRETKQFFLQFHFKMEKAIPQSTGPVPPAGVKRPLPLMTGVGPRSMNDSMPPPPPGGMSVPPLPPGAPGAPQMPMPPMPMRPPPPDGLLSHN, from the exons ATGGACTTCCAGCACCGAGCTGGAGGGAAGACGGGGAGTGGAGGGGTGGCGTCCTCCTCCGAGAGTAACCGAGACAGACGGGAGCGGTTACGGCAGCTGGCCCTGGAGACAATTGACATCAACAAAGATCCCTATTTTATGAAGAATCACTTGGGTTCATATGAGTGCAAGCTTTGTCTGACACTTCATAACAATGAG GGAAGTTACTTGGCGCACACACAAGGAAAGAAACATCAGACCAACTT AGCACGACGAGCAGCCAAAGAGGCAAAAGAAGCTCCTGCTCAGCCGGCTCCAGCCAAGGTCAAAGTTGAGGTCAAGAAATTTGTCAAAATCGGTCGACCAGGATACAAAG TCACCAAACAGAGGGATTCAGAAACTGGACAGCAGTCTTTACTTTTCCAG ATCGACTACCCGGAGATCGCTGAAGGAATTGGACCGAGGCACCGTTTCATGTCGGCCTATGAGCAGCGCATTGAGCCTCCCGATCGTCGCTGGCAGTACCTGCTGCTTGCTGCTGAGCCATATGAGACTATTGCCTTCAAG GTCCCCAGTAGAGAAATTGATAAAGCAGAAAACCGCTTCTGGACCCACTGGAACAGAGAAACTAAACAG tTCTTCCTGCAATTTCACTTCAAAATGGAGAAAGCTATTCCCCAGTCCACTGGTCCAGTGCCTCCTGCAGGGGTGAAGCGCCCCCTTCCTCTCATGACTGGAGTTGGACCCCGGTCAATGAATGATTCAATGCCTCCTCCCCCACCAGGAGGGATGTCTGTCCCCCCACTCCCACCTGGTGCCCCAGGTGCCCCCCAGATGCCCATGCCCCCCATGCCAATGAGGCCGCCACCTCCCGATGGACTCTTATCTCATAATTGA